Proteins found in one Pirellulales bacterium genomic segment:
- a CDS encoding sigma-70 family RNA polymerase sigma factor, whose translation MTRSFDASKLTSISLLDRLRSAGPGDPQWRRLHDIYEPWILRWLARVPELGDEARDLTQEVLLVVVRELPGFERQRDGSFRRWLGNVVANRLRAHWKKRKRRPRVGLDSDSVEGFLEQLEDPASALSRQWDEEHDQFVLQRLMATVERDFTKSTWEAFRRTTLGGEAPAAVAADLGITVNAVLTGKSRVLRRLREEAAGLID comes from the coding sequence GTGACTCGCTCTTTCGACGCTTCGAAGCTCACCTCGATCAGTCTGCTCGACCGGCTGCGGTCGGCCGGGCCGGGCGATCCGCAATGGCGGCGGCTGCACGACATTTATGAGCCGTGGATTCTGCGTTGGCTGGCCCGCGTGCCCGAATTGGGCGACGAGGCGCGCGACCTGACGCAGGAGGTGCTGCTGGTTGTGGTCCGCGAGTTGCCCGGCTTCGAGCGCCAGCGCGACGGCTCCTTTCGCCGCTGGCTGGGCAACGTGGTGGCGAACCGGCTGCGCGCGCACTGGAAAAAGCGGAAGCGCCGCCCGCGCGTCGGACTCGACTCCGACTCGGTGGAGGGTTTCCTCGAACAGCTTGAGGATCCGGCGAGCGCGTTGTCGCGGCAATGGGACGAAGAGCACGACCAGTTTGTCTTGCAGCGGTTGATGGCGACCGTCGAGCGCGACTTCACCAAGTCGACCTGGGAGGCGTTCCGCCGCACGACGTTGGGCGGCGAGGCGCCGGCCGCCGTGGCCGCCGACTTGGGCATCACCGTCAACGCGGTGCTGACCGGAAAGTCGCGCGTGTTGCGGCGATTGCGCGAGGAAGCCGCCGGGCTGATCGACTAG